In one window of bacterium DNA:
- the rdgB gene encoding RdgB/HAM1 family non-canonical purine NTP pyrophosphatase, translating to MKFDTLVLATRNPHKTEELRAMLEGLPITIRDLTEFPDCPEVEEDGKTLEANALKKALAAHKCTGLPVIADDTGLEVYYLLGAPGVYSARYAGEDATYADNNEKLLGAMRQVPPRRRDARFRCVIALVGHRMEEYFEGKVEGDILRHPSGENGFGYDPVFRPEGYDRSYAELTAEEKNSISHRALAIMKLKQFLQS from the coding sequence ATGAAGTTCGATACGCTCGTCCTTGCGACACGCAATCCTCACAAAACAGAAGAACTCCGCGCCATGCTTGAGGGACTCCCGATCACCATCCGTGATCTGACGGAATTTCCGGACTGTCCTGAAGTCGAAGAGGACGGCAAGACGCTGGAGGCGAACGCGCTCAAGAAAGCGCTGGCGGCGCACAAGTGCACCGGATTGCCGGTGATTGCCGATGATACGGGACTGGAAGTGTACTACCTCCTTGGCGCTCCCGGGGTGTACTCGGCGCGTTATGCGGGTGAGGATGCGACGTATGCGGACAACAATGAGAAATTGCTGGGTGCCATGCGGCAGGTACCGCCGCGCCGGCGCGATGCGCGCTTCCGCTGCGTGATTGCTTTGGTGGGACACAGGATGGAAGAGTATTTCGAGGGGAAGGTCGAGGGAGACATTCTGCGCCATCCCAGCGGTGAAAACGGCTTCGGCTACGATCCCGTTTTTCGTCCCGAAGGATATGACCGCAGCTACGCCGAACTGACCGCTGAAGAAAAAAACAGTATCAGTCATCGTGCACTCGCCATCATGAAACTCAAGCAATTCCTCCAGAGCTGA